In a genomic window of Myxococcota bacterium:
- a CDS encoding LLM class F420-dependent oxidoreductase: MKLGLGAIAFGPKAKVNLELIQRAESLGFDSAWTAEAYGNDAATTAAWVLAHTTKIRAGSSIMQMPARTPAMTAMTAMTLDHLSGGRFILGLGPSGPQVVEGWHGVPYGKPLTRTREYIQIVRQILAREKPVEFHGEHYDIPNNGPGTTGLGKPLKSILHGDPQIPIYTASISPNGLRCAGEVADGVFPMMCDPEKVDTTYLPYIEEGFKKAGGGKSLENFNIVPGVTVVISDDVEKARMPVKGNLALYVGGMGARDKNFYNDLAKRLGYEEAAVKIQDLFLDGKKAEAMAAVPDELVDAVHLVGPADRIRERLQAWKEAGKKRWVETMNIGTSQPEALELVAEELL; the protein is encoded by the coding sequence ATGAAGCTAGGACTGGGAGCGATCGCCTTCGGACCCAAGGCGAAGGTCAACCTCGAACTGATCCAGCGCGCCGAGTCCCTCGGCTTCGACTCGGCCTGGACCGCCGAGGCCTACGGCAACGACGCCGCCACGACGGCCGCCTGGGTCCTGGCGCACACCACGAAGATCCGCGCCGGCTCTTCGATCATGCAGATGCCCGCGCGTACGCCGGCCATGACCGCGATGACGGCCATGACCCTCGACCATCTCTCGGGCGGTCGCTTCATCCTCGGCCTCGGACCCAGCGGCCCGCAGGTGGTGGAAGGCTGGCACGGCGTGCCCTACGGCAAGCCGCTCACGCGCACGCGCGAGTACATCCAGATCGTTCGCCAGATCCTCGCGCGCGAGAAGCCCGTCGAGTTCCACGGCGAGCACTACGACATCCCCAACAACGGCCCGGGCACCACCGGTCTCGGCAAGCCGCTGAAGAGCATCCTGCACGGGGACCCGCAGATTCCGATCTACACCGCGTCGATCTCGCCGAACGGCCTGCGCTGCGCGGGCGAGGTGGCCGACGGCGTCTTCCCGATGATGTGTGACCCGGAGAAGGTCGATACGACCTATCTGCCGTACATCGAAGAGGGCTTCAAGAAGGCCGGCGGCGGCAAGAGCCTCGAGAACTTCAACATCGTGCCCGGCGTGACCGTCGTGATCAGCGACGACGTCGAGAAGGCGCGCATGCCCGTCAAGGGCAACCTGGCCCTCTACGTCGGCGGCATGGGCGCGCGCGACAAGAACTTCTACAACGACCTGGCCAAGCGCCTCGGCTACGAAGAGGCGGCCGTGAAGATCCAGGACCTCTTCCTCGACGGGAAGAAGGCCGAGGCGATGGCCGCCGTCCCCGACGAGCTGGTCGACGCCGTGCACCTGGTGGGCCCGGCCGATCGCATCCGCGAGCGCCTGCAGGCCTGGAAGGAAGCCGGGAAGAAGCGCTGGGTCGAGACGATGAACATCGGCACGAGCCAGCCCGAGGCACTCGAGCTGGTCGCCGAAGAGCTCCTCTAG